From one Lotus japonicus ecotype B-129 chromosome 3, LjGifu_v1.2 genomic stretch:
- the LOC130748593 gene encoding putative multidrug resistance protein, whose protein sequence is MGSNSMFRYADGVDKLLMFFGTLGSLGDGLQNPLMMYVLSDVINAYGDKNSILTKHIVNEYAFRLLCVAVGVGISAFIEGVCWTRTAERQASKMRMEYLKSVLRQEVGYFDTQTDGSSKTYQVVSLISSDANTIQVALSEKIPDCLAYMSTFLFCHIFAFVLSWRLTLAAIPLSFMFIVPALMFGKIMLDVTMKMIESYGVAGGIAEQAISSIRTVYSYVGENQTLIRFSSALQKTLEFGIKQGFAKGLMLGSMGVIYISWGFQAWVGTYLITEKGEQGGHVFVAGFNVLMGGLSILSALPNLTAITEATSAITRLYEMIDRVPDIDSEDKKGKALSHVRGEIVFKDIYFCYPSRPDSPVLQGFNLTVPAGKSIGLVGGSGSGKSTTIALLERFYDPVEGEILLDGHKINRLQLKWLRSHFGLVNQEPVLFATSIMENIMFGKEGASMESVIDAAKAANAHDFIVKLPDGYETQVGQFGFQLSGGQKQRIAIARALIRDPKVLLLDEATSALDSQSERVVQAALDQASKGRTTIIIAHRLSTIRSANLIAVLQAGRVIESGTHNELMEMNGGEYARMVELQQGTATQNDESKLSNLQIEGNKSFHSHRMSIPQSPGVSFRSSATIGTPMLYPFSQGFSMGTPYSYSIQYDPDDDSFEDNNMKRSNYPAPSQWRLMKMNAPEWGRAVLGLLGALGSGAVQPVNAYCVGILISVYFNPDSSEMKSKARTLALIFLVIGVFNFFTSILQHYNFAVMGERLTKRIREKILAKLMTFEIGWFDDEENTSASICARLSSEANLVRSLVGDRMSLLAQAVFGSVFAYTVGIVLTWRLSLVMISVQPLVIGSFYSRSVLMKTMAEKTRKAQREGSQLASEAVINHRTITAFSSQKRMQALFKSTMVGPKMENIRQSWISGFGLFSSQFFNTASSALAFWYGGRLLVEGLIEPKELFQAFLILLFTAYIIAEAGSMTSDISKGSNAVGSVFAILDRKSEIDPETAWGGDKRRKIRGRVELKSVFFSYPTRPDQMIFQGLNLKVEAGITVALVGHSGCGKSTIIGLIERFYDPLKGTVCIDEQDVKSYNLRMLRTHIALVSQEPTLFSGTIRENIAYGKENATESEIKRAATLANAHEFISGMNDGYDTYCGERGVQLSGGQKQRIAIARAILKNPAILLLDEATSALDSASEILVQEALEKIMVGRTCIAVAHRLSTIQKSNSIAVIKNGKVVEQGSHNELISLGRNGAYHSLVKLQHGSSPPR, encoded by the exons ATGGGGAGCAATAGCATGTTTCGCTATGCTGATGGGGTGGATAAGTTATTGATGTTTTTTGGGACCCTGGGAAGCCTTGGAGATGGACTGCAGAACCCTCTCATGATGTATGTTCTCAGTGATGTGATCAACGCCTATGGAGACAAGAATAGCATTTTGACAAAGCATATTGTAAACGAG TATGCATTCAGGCTTTTATGTGTTGCAGTTGGAGTTGGGATTTCTGCTTTTATAG AAGGAGTATGTTGGACAAGAACAGCAGAGAGACAGGCTTCCAAAATGAGAATGGAATACCTAAAATCAGTCCTAAGACAAGAAGTTGGTTACTTTGACACCCAGACTGATGGTTCTTCAAAAACCTACCAAGTTGTCTCACTCATCTCCTCAGATGCAAATACCATCCAAGTTGCCTTGAGTGAGAAG ATACCTGACTGCCTGGCTTACATGTCAACATTCTTATTCTGCCACATCTTTGCATTTGTACTTTCATGGAGACTTACACTGGCAGCTATACCACTCTCTTTCATGTTCATTGTTCCAGCACTTATGTTTGGAAAGATTATGCTGGATGTCACAATGAAAATGATTGAGTCTTATGGGGTTGCTGGTGGCATTGCAGAACAAGCAATATCTTCAATAAGAACAGTTTATTCTTATGTTGGGGAGAACCAAACACTGATCAGGTTCAGCAGTGCACTTCAAAAAACTTTGGAATTTGGAATAAAGCAAGGTTTTGCCAAGGGCTTGATGTTAGGAAGCATGGGAGTTATTTATATAAGTTGGGGGTTTCAGGCTTGGGTTGGAACTTATCTGATCACTGAAAAAGGAGAACAAGGTGGCCATGTGTTTGTAGCTGGCTTCAATGTCCTCATGGGAGGACT GAGCATTTTAAGTGCCCTTCCAAATTTGACAGCCATCACAGAGGCAACTTCTGCCATCACTCGCCTCTATGAAATGATTGATAGGGTGCCAGATATAGATTCTGAAGACAAGAAAGGAAAGGCTTTATCACATGTGAGAGGAGAAATTGTATTTAAAGACATCTATTTCTGCTACCCATCTAGGCCAGATTCACCAGTCTTGCAAGGATTTAATCTCACTGTTCCAGCAGGCAAGAGTATAGGCCTTGTGGGGGGTAGTGGTTCAGGAAAATCCACTACAATTGCACTGCTTGAAAGGTTTTATGACCCTGTTGAAGGAGAAATACTCTTGGATGGCCACAAGATTAATAGACTTCAATTGAAATGGTTGAGATCCCATTTTGGCTTAGTAAATCAAGAGCCAGTTCTTTTTGCCACATCAATAATGGAGAATATAATGTTTGGAAAAGAAGGAGCTTCAATGGAAAGTGTAATAGATGCAGCTAAAGCAGCAAATGCACATGATTTCATCGTCAAGTTACCGGATGGATATGAAACTCAA GTGGGACAGTTTGGGTTTCAATTGTCTGGTGGGCAGAAGCAGAGGATTGCAATAGCAAGAGCTTTAATTAGGGATCCAAAGGTTCTCCTACTTGATGAAGCAACCAGTGCATTGGATTCTCAGTCTGAAAGAGTGGTACAGGCAGCTCTTGATCAAGCTTCAAAAGGAAGGACAACAATCATCATCGCTCACCGCTTGTCGACAATAAGATCAGCCAACCTCATTGCAGTCCTTCAAGCAGGAAGAGTGATTGAATCAGGCACTCATAATGAGCTCATGGAAATGAATGGTGGGGAGTATGCTAGAATGGTAGAGTTGCAGCAAGGAACAGCAACTCAAAATGATGAATCCAAACTTTCCAATCTTCAAATAgaaggaaacaagagcttccaCTCTCACAGGATGAGCATTCCTCAAAGTCCAGGAGTGAGTTTCAGATCAAGTGCAACAATAGGCACTCCAATGTTATATCCCTTCAGCCAGGGATTTTCCATGGGGACACCTTACTCCTACTCCATCCAATATGACCCTGATGATGATAGTTTTGAAGATAACAACATGAAAAGATCAAATTATCCAGCTCCTTCGCAGTGGCGTTTAATGAAAATGAATGCACCTGAATGGGGAAGAGCTGTGCTAGGACTCTTGGGAGCATTAGGCTCAGGAGCAGTACAACCTGTGAATGCATACTGTGTGGGAATACTAATATCAGTTTATTTTAACCCTGATAGCTCTGAGATGAAGTCTAAAGCTAGAACCTTAGCCCTCATTTTTTTAGTAATTGGTGTTTTCAACTTCTTCACTAGTATACTCCAACACTACAATTTTGCAGTGATGGGAGAGAGGTTGACTAAAAGAATAAGAGAGAAAATACTTGCAAAATTGATGACTTTTGAGATAGGATGGTTTGATGATGAAGAGAACACAAGTGCATCCATTTGTGCAAGGTTATCCTCTGAAGCCAACTTGGTTCGCTCCCTTGTCGGCGACCGGATGTCTTTGCTTGCGCAAGCAGTATTTGGATCTGTATTTGCCTACACTGTTGGAATTGTTCTCACATGGAGGCTTTCCCTTGTCATGATTTCAGTGCAGCCGCTAGTCATTGGAAGCTTTTACTCAAGAAGTGTCTTGATGAAGACCATGGCAGAGAAAACGCGAAAAGCGCAAAGGGAAGGAAGCCAGCTTGCAAGTGAAGCTGTCATAAACCACAGAACCATAACTGCCTTCAGTTCTCAGAAAAGAATGCAGGCACTCTTCAAATCCACAATGGTAGGACCTAAAATGGAAAATATCAGGCAGTCATGGATTTCAGGCTTTGGTCTTTTCAGCTCCCAATTTTTCAACACTGCATCATCAGCATTGGCTTTCTGGTATGGTGGGAGGCTCCTTGTAGAAGGGCTTATAGAACCAAAGGAACTCTTCCAAGCATTTCTAATATTGCTCTTCACTGCATACATCATTGCAGAAGCTGGAAGCATGACTTCTGACATATCTAAAGGAAGCAATGCAGTTGGATCAGTTTTCGCTATCTTGGACAGGAAAAGTGAGATTGATCCTGAGACTGCTTGGGGAGGAGATAAGAGAAGGAAGATAAGAGGCAGGGTGGAGCTGAAAAGTGTGTTCTTTTCTTATCCAACTAGACCTGACCAAATGATATTCCAGGGTCTGAATCTCAAGGTTGAGGCTGGGATAACAGTGGCACTGGTGGGGCACAGTGGTTGTGGTAAATCAACCATCATTGGTCTAATTGAAAGGTTTTATGATCCTTTGAAGGGAACGGTATGCATAGATGAACAAGACGTCAAGTCCTATAATTTGAGAATGCTGAGGACACACATTGCATTGGTGAGTCAGGAGCCAACACTTTTCAGTGGAACCATTAGAGAAAACATTGCCTATGGGAAAGAAAATGCAACTGAATCTGAGATTAAAAGGGCTGCAACTCTGGCTAATGCTCATGAATTCATAAG TGGAATGAATGATGGATATGACACATACTGTGGAGAAAGAGGAGTTCAACTTTCAGGAGGTCAGAAACAAAGAATAGCCATAGCTCGAGCCATACTGAAGAATCCTGCAATTCTTCTTCTCGATGAGGCAACAAGTGCACTTGACAGTGCCTCAGAGATCTTGGTCCAAGAAGCACTTGAGAAGATAATGGTTGGAAGAACATGCATAGCAGTGGCACACAGGCTATCCACAATACAGAAATCAAACTCCATTGCTGTGATTAAGAATGGGAAGGTTGTGGAACAAGGTTCACATAATGAATTGATTTCCCTTGGACGTAATGGAGCATATCATTCTCTTGTTAAACTTCAACATGGTAGCTCCCCCCCTAGATGA
- the LOC130748720 gene encoding protein NDR1-like, which translates to MARRAQRKNCCACCVSFLISTGITCLFLWLTLRTQHPKCYLQSLHIPSLNTTTTNRHNGHHNHPNNTVFFHLKLTNPNIYTGVRYNAVRLAFSVFTDTNTTLPFVDATVDGFYQGHGKTADKDGSAVARSGGVNHTVALAENGMVFVRVEFATEVKYEILSLFSTKRHRLFGGANVEVNASSGEKVGPKGIRLGKVPPRFGSEAAQVRGFRASVLGLFLALFFLTGFT; encoded by the coding sequence ATGGCGCGGCGGGCGCAACGCAAGAACTGCTGCGCGTGCTGCGTGAGCTTCCTCATAAGCACGGGCATCACATGCCTCTTCCTGTGGCTCACACTCCGCACCCAACACCCTAAATGCTACCTCCAATCCCTCCACATTCCCTCCCTCAACACCACCACAACCAACCGCCATAAcggccaccacaaccaccccaACAACACCGTGTTCTTCCACCTCAAACTCACCAACCCCAACATCTACACCGGCGTCCGATACAACGCCGTTCGCCTCGCGTTTTCCGTTTTCACGGACACAAACACCACGTTGCCCTTCGTCGACGCCACCGTCGACGGATTCTACCAGGGCCACGGCAAGACCGCCGACAAGGACGGTTCCGCCGTGGCACGCAGCGGCGGGGTGAACCACACGGTGGCGTTGGCGGAGAACGGAATGGTGTTTGTTAGGGTGGAGTTTGCGACGGAGGTGAAGTATGAGATTCTGTCGTTGTTCTCCACGAAACGGCACCGTTTGTTTGGAGGGGCTAACGTGGAGGTGAACGCTAGCTCCGGTGAGAAGGTGGGACCCAAGGGGATTAGGCTCGGCAAAGTTCCGCCGCGGTTCGGGTCCGAAGCTGCTCAGGTTCGGGGATTCCGTGCTTCTGTTCTCGGATTGTTCCTCGCTCTCTTTTTTCTCACTGGATTTACTTAG
- the LOC130742460 gene encoding uncharacterized protein LOC130742460, with amino-acid sequence MRSQLLFPFEFRPQTQNRSILHFKRILFKENGKEEKGKRIPKIPCIPDPPTGDIPPKRKEVFRVRKQEWMSKYTNEDQSAKLLGKCAKRLGSKAIVEVFGHLGRETDLKEG; translated from the exons ATGCGCTCTCAGCTCCTTTTTCCGTTCGAATTTAGGCCGCAAACCCAAAATCGAAGCATCTTGCATT TTAAGAGGATTCTTTTTAAGGAAAATGGTaaagaagaaaaagggaaaagaaTACCAAAGATACCATGTATACCAGACCCTCCTACTGGGGATATTCCACCTAAACGAAAGGAGGTATTTCGTGTGAGGAAACAAGAATGGATGTCTAAATACACTAACGAGGACCAATCTGCCAAGTTACTTGGTAAGTGTGCAAAAAGACTAGGATCAAAAGCTATTGTTGAGGTGTTTGGCCATCTGGGTAGGGAAACAGATCTCAAAGAAGGCTAG